A part of Tigriopus californicus strain San Diego chromosome 10, Tcal_SD_v2.1, whole genome shotgun sequence genomic DNA contains:
- the LOC131888107 gene encoding nucleoredoxin-like protein 2: MDKISGKELIKADGSTSSVDQALADKEIVCFYFSAHWCPPCRQFTPILKDFYAEANDMGVEIIFVSSDKSHDDMISYMKESHGDWFALKHGDDSVKELKENFQISGIPSLIVLKKDGTLITKEGRNHVQGKGPNAVKEWKA, encoded by the exons ATGGACAAGATCTCTGGAAAGGAATTGATCAAGGCCGATGGCTCCACTTCCTCCGTGGACCAAGCTTTGGCTGACAAGGAGATTGTGTGCTTTTATTTCTCCGCCCATTGGTGTCCTCCCTGTAGGCAATTCACTCCCATCCTCAAGGATTTCTATGCG GAAGCCAATGATATGGGGGTTGAGATCATTTTTGTGTCTTCGGACAAGTCCCATGACGATATGATATCGTACATGAAGGAATCTCATGGGGATTGGTTCGCCTTGAAGCATGGTGACGATTCAGTCAAGGAGCTCAAAGAGAATTTCCAGATCTCGGGCATTCCATCCCTGATCGTGTTGAAGAAGGATGGAACCTTAATCACCAAAGAGGGCCGTAATCACGTCCAAGGCAAGGGCCCTAATGCCGTCAAGGAATGGAAGGCCTAA
- the LOC131888097 gene encoding zinc finger protein 845-like, whose amino-acid sequence MSLYKCDHCFEKFSSKRRLEEHKSVKCQIDFIQDLFCDLDFPEVAFEEGLEKKGKIMQVTCPECAEKVNSNGLRSHLMFSHRMGNYRCQSCSHVFDRPDQLTDHISSSHPQDPMTQCPNCEQDINLSKDWAGLQAHMNTCHRVKFVRDQRDNLVPRLNLSKKAKQILSPKDPPQSWVTCDRCDFQTKYAKNLIVHQELIHNHPRPREPRPEKFVCEQCGKEYKRRETFQAHLKAKHSSDSHHTCDKCGRQFPKASQLLCHRNRIHAESDEFKCRVCGLRCGNMTELKKHQVSHEDPKFTCPTCGKMFKTKTAMSLHLRTHTGEKPYKCDMCDYSTAAGGNLRNHKKFIHLGFSRNRLRETMEKV is encoded by the exons ATGTCACTTTACAAATGCGATCATTGCTTCGAAAAGTTTAGTTCCAAAAGGCGTTTAGAAGAACATAAGAGCgtgaaatgccaaattgaCTTCATCCAAGATTTGTTTTGTGATCTAGATTTTCCCGAAGTAGCTTTCGAAGAAGGcttggaaaagaaaggaaagataATGCAAGTAACTTGCCCAGAATGTGCCGAGAAAGTGAATTCGAACGGATTGAGAAGTCATTTGATGTTCAGTCATCGAATGGGAAATTATCGGTGCCAATCCTGCTCCCATGTTTTCGATAGACCCGACCAATTAACCGATCACATATCGTCCTCACATCCTCAAGATCCAATGACACAGTGCCCTAATTGTGAACAAGATATCAACCTATCCAAAGATTGGGCAGGCCTTCAAGCACACATGAACACGTGTCATCGCGTCAAATTTGTAAGGGACCAACGGGACAATCTTGTACCGCGCCTCAATCTATCCAAAAAAGCTAAGCAAATTTTGAGCCCCAAGGACCCCCCCCAATCTTGGGTGACTTGTGACCGATGCGATTTCCAAACTAAATACGCCAAGAACTTGATTGTTCACCAAGAATTGATTCATAACCATCCCCGTCCTCGAGAACCGAGGCCTGAAAAATTCGTATGCGAGCAATGTGGTAAAGAATACAAACGAAGAGAGACCTTTCAAGCCCATTTAAAGGCCAAGCACTCGTCAGATAGCCACCATACTTGTGATAAATGTGGCCGACAGTTTCCCAAAGCTAGTCAATTGCTTTGCCATAGGAACCGCATTCATGCTGAGTCCGACGAGTTCAAGTGCCGGGTGTGCGGCTTGCGATGCGGCAACATGACGGAATTGAAGAAGCATCAGGTCAGCCATGAGGATCCCAAGTTCACTTGTCCAACTTGTGGCAAGAtgttcaagacgaaaacgGCCATGAGTTTGCATTTAAGGACCCATACTGGCGAGAAACCCTACAA GTGTGATATGTGCGATTATAGTACGGCTGCCGGAGGCAACTTGAGGAACCACAAGAAGTTCATCCATTTAGGGTTTTCAAGAAATCGATTGCGAGAAACGATGGAAAAAGTTTAA
- the LOC131888090 gene encoding zinc finger protein 99-like — translation MDPPHMDRKPLNFTHISLGQWRLFLKVKSDFQLNDEPHFGLSLLYHSITHQYIWRIWGRTRESGFVQSYPEIIAKCGKLFNLGVPCVGMEPLDGSFPMSCVFATDCLGIVSPSENSNVCQKCWMSSSHDPSDATESMQATGAISSALGIKNEIKVEEMDSIEGVYPDSPIDINEILEPTMTLGSAKESGKKKPTLLPWGEVEEEIELEKKDRVGCPHCAKKVARRFLSTHKMYHHQIGQFKCLLCSDVFPSASGLTQHSLDTHPPNTELTCPNCRQTVSIAGNPDELVQHLQSCHQVKLMQDAKGALIPLSNFCLECWRTFKTPAELRKHEDKPCFQHCHHCDFEARLTKHLDHHMAHHHPEIVLENERAELEPVVEPPVSTVPFCRKSRLLPEHEPRKNIVCDQCGKLCSTRQVFKLHVMEHHGPEHMCDQCEETFPTDEKLEVHLNLVHLKTNEFMCQECGKNCGSLKRFNSHMRIHRPAKYTCTFCGKQFRYRFTLEEHNRIHTGEKPFKCSLCDYHCAAVGNLSSHMKFVHKGIPRNPRDRKNVTK, via the exons ATGGACCCGCCCCACATGGACCGCAAGCCTCTCAACTTCACCCACATTTCGCTAGGTCAATGGCGTCTCTTTCTGAAAGTGAAAAGCGATTTCCAGCTCAACGACGAGCCTCACTTTGGATTGTCGCTCTTATACCACTCCATAACTCATCAATACATTTGGCGGATTTGGGGTCGAACCCGAGAATCCGGATTTGTTCAAAGCTACCCAGAGATCATTGCCAAATGCGGGAAACTGTTCAACCTGGGGGTTCCTTGTGTAGGGATGGAGCCCTTGGACGGATCATTCCCAATGTCTTGCGTATTTGCCACCGATTGTTTAGGGATCGTTTCACCCTCCGAAAATTCCAATGTGTGTCAGAAATGCTGGATGAGCTCCTCTCATGACCCATCGGATGCGACGGAGAGCATGCAAGCAACTGGTGCTATATCATCAGCTCTGGGCATTAAGAATGAAATTAAGGTAGAAGAAATGGATTCGATCGAGGGGGTTTACCCAGACTCGCCTATTGATATCAATGAGATTCTTGAACCGACCATGACTTTGGGGTCGGCTAAGGAATCGGGGAAGAAGAAGCCCACATTGTTACCTTGGGGTGAAGTCGAGGAAGAAATTgagctagaaaaaaaagaccgaGTGGGCTGTCCCCATTGTGCCAAGAAAGTTGCCCGCCGATTCTTGTCCACGCACAAAATGTACCACCACCAAATTGGACAGTTCAAATGCCTCCTATGCTCAGATGTATTCCCCTCAGCCTCTGGTTTAACCCAACATTCATTGGATACTCATCCCCCCAACACCGAATTAACATGTCCTAATTGTCGGCAAACCGTCAGCATCGCTGGGAATCCCGATGAGCTGGTCCAGCACCTCCAGTCATGTCACCAAGTCAAATTAATGCAAGACGCCAAAGGAGCTCTGATCCCTTTGTCCAACTTTTGTCTGGAATGTTGGCGGACTTTTAAGACCCCGGCTGAGTTGCGGAAACATGAGGACAAGCCCTGCTTCCAACATTGCCATCATTGTGACTTTGAAGCGCGTTTGACGAAACATTTGGACCATCACATGGCCCATCATCACCCGGAGATCGTGCTCGAAAATGAGCGGGCTGAACTGGAGCCCGTTGTAGAGCCTCCAGTGTCGACCGTTCCTTTTTGCCGGAAATCGAGGTTGCTTCCGGAGCACGAACCGAGGAAAAATATCGTGTGTGATCAATGTGGGAAACTGTGTTCAACTAGACAAGTTTTTAAACTTCATGTGATGGAACACCATGGGCCTGAACACATGTGTGACCAGTGTGAGGAGACCTTTCCGACCGATGAGAAGTTGGAGGTTCACCTCAATCTAGTTCATTTGAAGACCAACGAGTTCATGTGTCAAGAATGCGGCAAGAATTGCGGGAGTCTGAAACGATTCAATAGTCACATGCGCATTCATCGGCCGGCTAAATACACTTGTACGTTTTGCGGCAAACAGTTTCGGTACAGATTTACCTTGGAAGAACACAATCGGATACACACGGGGGAGAAACCATTCAA ATGTAGTTTGTGCGATTACCATTGCGCTGCGGTTGGCAATCTTAGTTCCCACATGAAATTCGTGCATAAAGGAATACCTAGGAACCCGCGAGATCGGAAGAATGTCACGAAATAA
- the LOC131888091 gene encoding oocyte zinc finger protein XlCOF6-like: protein MDPLSVDPIWPDMPLKFSRTVLGQWRLFMKLESDFYFNQEPHFPFSLLYNSETHQYVWRIWGRTRESGFVQDYSQILAKRSQLFAQKKPCLGIKPPDEGFPLSCVFAKACSGIVPAHEDSHVCRACLKEMDSDQHGQSNVIMKFEQDWDESEADEVCEASSANHGLESPYSQQDRDLDEYGKVSCSICPKKVLPRFLLAHEMYFHQVGVFKCGECPSTFASAPDLARHLSEIHPFTTEVSCPNCRCAVSLTPNPNELVKHIGQCHRNKFMEAENGALLPLVNFCLDCWKGFKTVDLLEAHEQTPCTSRCDDCDYETREVKELAQHVSQKHPEKTLESENPIEPVKPLISLSEPSKRPKLLVSFEDPLTNLVCDICGKLYGTRYQFQLHKRRVHGTPVACKECGKVLRHQTLLEFHKNKEHSQSDKFACKECGKRYGNRGSLNNHMIIHLPPEFTCPHCGKQFKKSYVLDQHIRTHTGEKPYKCNQCDFSTAAVGNLRPHVRFVHSGIARKPRTRSKPEQEKSSKATEETCQKSIMVKND from the exons ATGGACCCACTTTCCGTGGACCCCATTTGGCCTGACATGCCGCTGAAATTCTCCCGAACCGTTCTCGGTCAATGGCGACTGttcatgaaattggaaagcgATTTCTACTTCAACCAAGAGCCTCATTTCCCGTTTTCCTTGCTTTATAATAGCGAAACTCATCAATACGTTTGGCGGATTTGGGGTCGGACTCGAGAAAGCGGCTTTGTGCAGGATTACTCGCAAATCTTGGCCAAACGCAGCCAGCTCTTTGCCCAGAAAAAGCCCTGTTTGGGCATCAAGCCCCCGGATGAAGGTTTCCCTTTGTCTTGCGTGTTTGCTAAGGCGTGTTCCGGCATTGTGCCCGCCCATGAGGACTCTCATGTATGCCGGGCGTGTCTCAAGGAGATGGACTCGGACCAACATGGCCAGTCCAACGTGatcatgaaatttgaacaagattgGGATGAGAGTGAGGCTGATGAAGTGTGTGAAGCATCGAGTGCCAACCATGGCCTTGAATCGCCTTACAGCCAACAAGATCGAGATTTGGATGAATATGGAAAGGTGTCGTGCTCAATTTGCCCCAAGAAAGTTCTTCCACGGTTCTTGCTCGCCCACGAAATGTACTTTCACCAAGTGGGTGTGTTCAAATGTGGCGAATGTCCCTCCACGTTTGCCTCAGCTCCGGATTTGGCCCGACATTTATCCGAGATTCATCCGTTTACGACCGAGGTATCTTGTCCGAATTGTCGGTGTGCGGTGAGTCTAACACCGAATCCCAATGAATTAGTGAAGCATATCGGCCAGTGTCACCGAAACAAGTTCATGGAGGCGGAGAATGGTGCCCTCCTACCTTTGGTCAATTTCTGTTTGGACTGTTGGAAAGGTTTCAAGACCGTGGACCTGTTGGAAGCCCATGAGCAGACTCCGTGTACTTCGCGTTGTGATGATTGTGACTATGAAACCCGCGAGGTTAAAGAGTTAGCCCAACACGTGTCCCAGAAGCACCCGGAGAAGACCTTGGAAAGCGAGAACCCCATAGAGCCTGTCAAGCCCTTGATATCACTCAGTGAGCCTTCGAAAAGACCCAAACTGCTGGTCTCCTTTGAAGACCCGCTGACGAATCTCGTTTGTGATATTTGTGGCAAGCTGTATGGCACTCGATACCAGTTCCAATTACACAAGAGGCGTGTCCATGGAACTCCAGTCGCTTGCAAGGAATGTGGAAAAGTTCTCCGGCATCAGACTCTTTTGGAGTTCCATAAGAACAAGGAACATTCTCAGTCGGATAAATTCGCGTGTAAGGAATGTGGAAAACGGTATGGTAATCGAGGGAGCCTCAACAATCACATGATTATTCACCTGCCCCCTGAATTCACTTGCCCCCATTGTGGAAAACAATTCAAGAAGAGTTATGTCTTGGACCAGCACATTCGGACGCATACTGGAGAAAAGCCGTACAA GTGCAATCAATGCGATTTCAGTACAGCCGCTGTGGGCAATCTAAGACCCCATGTCAGATTCGTACACAGTGGGATAGCAAGAAAACCTCGAACTCGTTCGAAACCTGAGCAAGAAAAATCTTCCAAGGCTACAGAGGAGACGTGTCAGAAGAGCATTATGGTAAAAAACGACTGA
- the LOC131888083 gene encoding zinc finger protein 160-like: protein METRSQEDQEDSPVAKVKLITVSLGRWQLFLPEEPDLHIHGQPFLALTMMYQSETHEYVWRVLGRLVEAGQVSSYGEIFDKCHHLFNSGQPCLGRKSPDAQFPISCQFSPKCSIMIPKTSSGTACSACLQSWNDSVQSRPDILNVAADVIYDDASKTLAALRQSHPRQEVWPCHMCSAEVPLADMKCHLEKSHLLSQFVCFHCDDRFVDGKDLSLHTLQKHPEIQELCCPSCPANIPIDGDIDSLTNHFRLCFGHMSRVREQDLRGRIVFECQICESLFDSKFLFEEHITECLASKPRAEIGSNRQLMKRAYPTKNPMTVSSKSTVALLSMLKNHQSKDYENGPSQVSTCSECSKKINAKFLSRHLMFHHRIGDYKCSSCSLTFRRAEELAFHASHAHPFHTYQFCPNCNKKVVTCDERQSLIDHVETCHKIIFLPNMKGERVPFAGTICADCGHIYRNKADQDRHQFHGCNLGVFPIKRRKLGPDSSKPQYPSLHQNDTFHVNIEPCPNLDPLKEVDEEHSIFLKSEPIDVTDDLVGAVKEEPPPQHSTQDPFVPNERTQVVTLSREALVLQKRGPVAPSGSASSARVECRICFRKLTSRILPKHKMFRHKLGQFACSKCCVTFETAGQLTEHATAVHPEASELQCPNCKRNIAIGIDRKGLENHIDTCHKLKFLWDHEAHGHIQYVGRGCMDCGASFRNVEQLKVHEEKDVCASGEDASERRKRYVQDLIQGRKRERESSLPHLICDHCGDTFVDEVKLKYHQRSRHSVNPLVCSSCAKEFSNKTKLQYHFNRYHSTCDEFDCKDCSFRGGSVASLRDHRLIHGPPTFMCPTCGKRFKLSHNLTLHMRIHTGEKPYKCDLCDYKTAIGCNLASHKKFVHEKLPRGKKTANENLRNKTKKKLRSSDL, encoded by the exons atggagaccCGGTCCCAAGAGGACCAAGAGGACTCTCCCGTGGCCAAGGTGAAGCTCATCACCGTTTCGTTGGGCCGATGGCAACTATTCTTGCCAGAAGAGCCGGATTTGCACATCCATGGCCAGCCCTTCCTGGCCTTGACCATGATGTACCAATCTGAGACGCACGAATACGTCTGGCGGGTTCTCGGACGACTCGTCGAAGCCGGACAAGTCAGCAGTTATGGGgaaatttttgacaaatgtcaTCACTTGTTTAACAGTGGTCAGCCGTGTTTGGGCAGGAAATCGCCGGATGCTCAGTTCCCAATATCTTGCCAGTTTTCTCCCAAATGTTCCATTATGATCCCCAAAACCAGTAGTGGAACAGCTTGCTCAGCCTGTTTGCAATCCTGGAACGATTCCGTTCAATCACGGCCAGATATTCTAAATGTGGCCGCAGACGTGATCTATGATGATGCTTCCAAAACTCTGGCCGCTTTAAGGCAAAGTCATCCTCGCCAAGAGGTTTGGCCTTGTCACATGTGCTCGGCCGAAGTGCCCTTGGCTGATATGAAATGTCATCTGGAAAAGTCGCACTTGTTGAGCCAGTTTGTTTGCTTCCATTGCGATGATCGGTTTGTGGATGGTAAGGATCTGTCTTTACACACCCTTCAAAAGCATCCGGAAATTCAAGAGCTTTGCTGCCCATCGTGTCCGGCCAATATCCCCATAGACGGCGACATTGATAGCCTCACCAATCATTTTCGTCTATGCTTTGGCCACATGAGTCGGGTTCGGGAGCAGGATCTCAGAGGTCGAATCGTGTTTGAGTGCCAAATTTGTGAGTCGTTGTTTGATTCGAAATTTTTGTTTGAGGAACACATCACCGAATGCCTAGCCTCCAAGCCAAGAGCTGAAATTGGCAGTAATAGACaacttatgaaaagggcttATCCCACTAAGAATCCCATGACTGTATCTTCCAAGTCAACGGTTGCATTGCTATCTATGCTCAAGAACCATCAATCAAAGGACTATGAGAATGGTCCATCCCAAGTTAGCACATGTTCAGAGTGTTCCAAGAAGATCAATGCCAAGTTCTTGTCCCGACATCTCATGTTTCATCACCGTATCGGGGATTACAAGTGCAGTTCATGTTCATTGACCTTTCGGCGGGCCGAGGAACTTGCTTTTCATGCCTCTCACGCTCACCCTTTCCATACGTatcaattttgtccaaattgtaACAAGAAAGTGGTCACTTGCGATGAAAGACAAAGTCTCATTGATCATGTGGAAACTTGTCATAAAATCATATTCTTGCCCAATATGAAAGGTGAGCGTGTGCCGTTTGCGGGCACCATTTGCGCAGATTGTGGGCACATTTATCGCAATAAGGCCGACCAGGATCGACATCAATTTCACGGTTGCAACCTAGGAGTGTTCCCaataaaacgaagaaaattAGGGCCCGACTCATCAAAACCGCAATATCCATCCTTGCATCAAAATGACACTTTTCATGTAAATATTGAGCCCTGTCCCAATTTGGACCCTTTAAAAGAAGTGGACGAGGAACACTCTATCTTCCTGAAATCGGAACCAATTGATGTAACTGATGACCTGGTAGGTGCAGTCAAGGAGGAGCCTCCCCCTCAGCATTCGACCCAAGATCCATTTGTGCCAAATGAACGAACCCAAGTAGTGACTCTCTCACGTGAAGCTCTAGTGCTTCAAAAACGAGGACCCGTTGCTCCCTCAGGGTCAGCGTCATCGGCGAGGGTTGAGTGCCGCATTTGCTTCAGGAAGCTGACCTCCCGAATCTTACCCAAGCACAAAATGTTTCGCCACAAACTGGGCCAATTCGCTTGTTCAAAATGCTGTGTCACATTCGAGACCGCGGGACAATTGACGGAGCATGCCACCGCCGTGCATCCCGAGGCGTCCGAGTTGCAATGTCCTAATTGCAAGCGAAACATTGCCATTGGAATCGACCGGAAAGGCCTTGAGAACCACATTGACACTTGTCATAAGCTCAAATTTCTTTGGGATCACGAGGCCCACGGACATATTCAGTACGTTGGGCGTGGTTGCATGGACTGCGGGGCAAGTTTTCGAAACGTGGAACAACTGAAGGTTCATGAAGAAAAGGATGTTTGCGCTTCTGGCGAGGATGCATCAGAGCGACGGAAACGATACGTTCAAGATTTAATCCAAGGACGGAAACGGGAGCGGGAATCGTCTTTACCCCATCTAATCTGCGACCATTGTGGTGACACATTCGTTGATGAGGTAAAGCTGAAGTATCACCAAAGAAGTCGACATTCCGTCAATCCGCTCGTGTGTAGTTCTTGCGCTAAGGAATTTTCGAATAAGACCAAGCTCCAGTATCACTTCAATCGTTATCATTCGACATGTGACGAGTTCGATTGCAAAGATTGTTCATTCAGAGGAGGCAGTGTTGCTTCTCTCAGAGATCACCGATTGATTCACGGACCCCCAACATTTATGTGCCCCACGTGTGGGAAGAGGTTTAAATTATCCCACAATTTGACACTTCACATGCGGATTCATACTGGAGAGAAGCCTTACAA GTGTGATTTATGCGACTATAAGACTGCTATTGGATGTAACCTAGCATCCCATAAGAAATTTGTTCACGAAAAACTACCCAGAGGAAAGAAAACCGCGAATGAAAACTTACGgaacaagaccaagaagaagctAAGGAGTTCAGACTTATGA